A window of Nocardia arthritidis genomic DNA:
CCACCGCGGCCACCGACTCGGCCCGCCTGGCCGGTGATCGCGGCGGCCGGTCGGCGCGGGCCGTGTCGGCCACGACCGCCTCCTCTGCCCGACAAGCCAATTCACATTCGGCTCTGTACAACGGCCAGTAAAGCGAATACGCCGCCTACGCGCACGCACGGACTACAGATGGCCCCCATCTGTACCGGGAATGAATCCACAATGCGCTCCGCCGATTTCGGCAAAGCGGGTCGACCCGTACCACCCGGTCAGGCACCGGTGAAGACAGCGGCGCCGGGCGAGTACTCGGCGGACGGTGGCAGCGCTTGTCATTCCCCGACGTGGTTGTGCAGGAGGCGATGGATCTCGCCAAGGCACAGCTCCAAGCGCCGGGGTTGCTCCAGTGCGGGGGTCCCGGCCGAGTGAATGGTCAGATCGCCGCGCCGCGCGGTACGGACCACCCGCGCGACGTCCCCGACAGTCCGCTCGGTGTGCGGGTTCCCGGCGACGACCAGGACCTGTGCGCCGATAGCGGGCGGCAGGTGCCGCAACCACTCCTCTGCACAGCTGGCCGTGGTGGGCCGGGCCGGTCCCTGCGGGCGGTGCCGGGCGGCGGCGTTGAGGACGAACAAATCCATGCCGTCGGGGGTACCGAATCGCTGCCAGAGTACGGTTCGGCGCGGTACGCCCGCGACGGTGGCGGGACCGGTGGCCGGGCAAGTGGCGGCGAAGGTCAATTCGCCGCCGAAGACGGCCATGGCATTGGCGATGACGATCTCGTACTCGGTGGCGAACGGGCGACCCCACGGATCGGGATCCACAGGGTCGCGGGCGAGTTCGGCGCGCACCCACGGGTGCTCCAGGAGCTTCGGGTCGCGAGCGACAAGGCGGTCGACGATGTCGTCGACGGTGCCGTCCCGAGCCTCCCGCAGCCGTTGACCGCACCAGACCTTGATCGGGCCGAGCACGCAATCACGCTCGCGCCGGAGCCTGCGCACGAGGTGCAGTCGGCCGTCGTTGGCCTTCCAGGTGCCCGCGACGATCTCTGTTTCGTCGAATGTGGCGCCCGCGACGGGCAGCGTCTCGCTCAGCAGTCCCATCGCGTCCACCAGGGCCAGCGCCCGGGTTCGCTGCGCTGGCGTGTAGTCGGCGGGTATCCGACCATGCTCCGGGCCCAGCCAGTGTCTGGCCGTGGTGGCCGCCAACTGTGCGACGTCATCGTGCCAGGGCACGTTCAGTATGTCGAACAAGGCCCGAAGATGGCCGCGGTGGCGATCCAGGAAAGCACTTGCCGCCGCACGTCGATCCTCCGTCGCCACGATATTGCCGATGCGGACGCCATGTCCGTCCCCCACCGCGACGACCGCGCCCTGAGCGACGAGTTGCTCGTTCACCAGCAGGTCGACAGACTCACCCGCCAGCGTGTCGAGACCGATGACGGAACCCTTGCCCAACCCCAGCAATTCCTCGGTCGAAATCCGGCTGACTTCGAGGCGGGCAGTCAGCCGCACCGGTTCGCCACCCTCGGACTTCATCGCCTCATCACCATTCCCTGCTCTCGTTCATCAACCGCACATCACGCCGATATCGACCGGCCTGCGTTGAATTTCCATTTCCCCACACCCCTTGCTCGGACTTTATACATTGTGCGCAATTCAATTCAACCGTTGAGGGCGTAATTCGTACCGGCCGCACATGCTTTGCCGGAATGATCGGTCGAAGCGCACAGAACGCGGCATCCCCTGCTCCGGTTATCGTGGATATCGTTGTTGCGGCCCGCGGCGAGCCCACCCCGCACTCGCGAGGCATGATGGATGTGTTGATCAACGAGTACCGACCAGGCAGCACCTGCCAATGAACGGAGATCTCGATGAGCACGATCTATGACGAGCTGGACCGGCACGCGAACGCGATCGCCGCGCAGGTTGTGCGCTGGCGACACCACCTGCACCAGCATCCCGAGCTGCCCAATCGGGAATCCAATACCGCCGAGCTCATCGCCGACCATCTGCGCTCACTGAAGCTGGACGAGGTGCGCACCGGGATCGCCGGGCACGGCGTCGTCGGGGTGCTGCGCGGCGGAGCGGACGGCGGCGGGTCCGGTGCGGTGATCGCGCTGCGTGCCGATATCGACGCGCTGCCGGTGCCCGACCTGTCCGGGGTCGACTTCGCCGCACACGTCGTCGACAAGGACTATCCGGGCGGGCCATTCCCGGTCTCGCATGCCTGCGGGCACGACTGTCACATCTCGATGCTGATGGGCGCCGCGAGCGTGCTGGCCGCGGTGCGCGAACAACTGCCCGGCACCGTGCTTTTCGTTTTCCAGCCGGCGGAGGAGGGGCCGCCCGTCGACGAAAAGGGCGGCGCCCGTGAGATGCTCGCACAAGGTGCATTCGACAACCCGGCACCGACCATGGCGTTCGGGCTGCATGTCTGGCCATATCCCAAGGGCGACATCGGATATTGGGCCGGCAACCTGTTCAGCTCCTCTTGTCTGGTGAAGATCACCGTTACCGGGCAGCAGGTGCATGGATCCACACCGTGGATGGGCATCGATCCGATGCCGGCGGCGGCGGCGATCGTCACCGGCATCGGGCAGCTGTACCGGGAGCTGGACGCCTACGATCCGATCACCGTCTCGATCGGGCATATCGAGGATGTGGGACGGTTCAACATAATCGGACAAACAGTCACACTCTTGGGAACCATCCGCTGTGCCGTCGAATCCGATATGACCGAGGTACAGAAACGCCTCGACACGCTTGTCGAACATACGGCGCTGGCCTACAACGCCACGGCGACAGCCGATTTCCTGCAACATGTACCCGCCGTGCACAACACCGAGAAGTGGATCGAGGCCGCACTGCCGACGTTCCGGCGCGTCGCCGGGGACGAGAAGGTGGTGCAGTCCGTTCCGACCCTCGCCTGCGACGACGTCTCGGAATTCGTCAACAAGTACGGCGGACTCTATGTCCTGCTGGGCGTACAGGATACGCAATTGGCGCCGCACGGTATGCCGACACCGATTCCGGGCGGTCGCGGCCTCGCGATGAACCACAACCCGCACTTCTATGCCGACGACGACACGCTGGTCACCGGTGTGCGACTGCATAGCCATGTCGCCTACGACCACCTCGCCGGCATATTGTCGCCGAAGTGAGAGGTCGATCACCCGCACGGACTACAGATGGTTCTCATCTGTAAAAGGAATGCTTCCGAGTTCACGCTCCGTCGATTTCGGCACCGGCGAGTAGTACGACCGCGCATCGCGGTGGCCTGCCTCTGGCGCATATTTGTCACTACGGGACAAGAAATGGCGCATTCCCTGCCGGTTGGACACCCCATGGCAATAAATCACAGATACGCGCGCACAATTGTGGCAGAAGCATGTACCGCCACCGAGAACCGCAAAAGAATCGCCATCGAGCTGCACCGGCCGGCTGTACACGAATTCCGACAACATGGCGGTGATAAAACGCCACCGTCATTGTGATCGGCGAGCAAGCCCGCCGATTTCGGCCTAGCGAGGAGATCATGAACAAACTCGAGATCATCATCGCCAGCACTCGTCCCGGGCGCATCGGACTGCCTATTGGGCAGTGGATCGAAGCCGAAGCCGTCGGTCACGGTGGCTGGGACGAGGTCGAGCTGGTCGATCTTGCCGTGGTGAATCTGCCATTCATGGACGAACCCAATCACCCCAGACTGCGTCGATACACGCATCCGCACACCAAGAAGTGGAGTGCGAAGATCGAGGAAGCCAATGCTTTCGTTTTCGTGATGCCGGAGTACAACGCTGGCTATAACGCCGAGCTGAAGAACGCCATCGACTACCTGCACACGGAGTGGGAGTACAAGCCCGTCGGTCTGGTCAGCTACGGCGGTGTCTCGGCGGGTACGCGCGCCGCGCAGATGATCAAGCAGGTGGTGACCATGTTGAAGATGGCTCCGGTCTACGAAGCGGTGTCGATTCCCTTCGTAGAGCAATTCCTCGGCGACGAGGGCGAGGTCAACCCGAATGCGATCATGACCAACGCCGCCAAGGCCATGTTCGATGAACTGGTCCGAGTCGGTGCCGCGCTGGCGCCACTGCGCGAGCAGACCACCTGACGACGATCACCTTCGTGGATGCCCGGTCACTGTGCGCTGACGGCCGATGCCTGCCCACTGCCACCGCGCGACTGGGGCCAGGGCGGGCGGAACCGCAGCCCGGACCGCTTGATGGTGGCCAGAATCGCCGACGTCTCCACCATCGTCACCTCGGGAATCGCGCCGACGGTTCCGGTGACGAACTGATATATCTCGTTGTCGTCGCGCGCGGCGACGGCAAGATGCAGGTTGGTCGGCCCGCTGACCGCACCCGCGTAGAACACCATCGGATGCAGCGCCAACCGACGACCTATCTCCTCCAGCGCACCTGGCTGCACGGTAAGCCAGAGCAGCGCTTGGGATTTCAGCCCGAGCAAGGCGACGTCGACCACCGTCACCGGGCGAACCACATGTTCCCGGAACAGTATCTCCAGCCGACGCCGCGCCGTATGCGCGGTGATACCCGCTGCCGCACCCAGCTCGGTATAGCTGGCGCGGCCGTTCCGAATCAGGGCCTGAATCAGCGCCTTGTCGACCTCGAGCAGTTTCGGTGGCCGCTCGGACTCGAGCATGCCGACTCCCAGGATCAGCTCATCGGGAGCGGGCCGGTGCGCCGGATCCGACGCGGGAAACACCCGCAGCACCCGTTCCGCGGTCCACGAAAGCACCGCGGGTGTCGCGGGAAGATCCCGCAACAGCAACGCATCCCGTTCCTGCGGGCCGTCCAGGAACACCAGCGCGCTGATCTCGCTGCCACCGCTGAGCACATCCATGCCGATGGTGTCGGGTCTGCTCGCCAGGGCATCACAGATCGTGCCGATCCGTTCCCTTGTGCATCTGAGCCGCAGGGTGATGGGCACCATCTGCGGAAAAACGGACAGATTGCGCATAGCCGAGGCGCGGAGGACACCCTTTTCGTACAGCGGGATGGCCCGGCGCACTACGGTCCGTTCGGATAGGTTCAGCCGCTGTGCCAGCTCCCGCCAGGACGCGCGTGGATCGGACAGGAGCGCCACCGCGATCCGCCGATCCGTCTCCTCCAGTTCCAGGGGCACGTGATCACGATAGCGGTAGCGGACTACGAAACAGCCGCGTCCACACCGACCGCCGACCTGTCCATTCGTGACGCGGTGGCACGTCACATCGTGACCAGTTGGTCCAGCCAGGGGCGGCTGCGCCCTTGTTTCATCGGCACCACACTGTCGGGTAGTTCATCGGTCAATTCGATGCCCGCGTCTTGTATCTCGTCGAGAAATTTCGGTAGGTGTTGGATGCCGTCGTACACGTCGTGCAGCACGAGAACGGTCCAGTCCTGGCTGTCGACCAGCGCACGGGCCCGCCGCAGCCAGCCGTCGGCCGGCTGCAGCCAGTCCTGCGGCACGGCGTTCCAGGTCACGATCGTGTACTCGTGGGCGGCCAGATAATTGACAGCGGCCCGGTTCAGCAGATGCGGCCCCAGTCGGCCGCGACCATTGGGGCGGAACAGTTTCTCGGGTCCTGCCAAATCACCCAATGCCGTCTGGGCGTCGGCGATCTCGGCGATCGCCGCCGCGGCGTCCACCTCTCCCAGCGGTGCGCCGTGGTGCATCGTGTGGTTGCCCACGCGGTGCCCGGCTGCCCGCACCGCCTCGGCGGCACGCTGCTGTTCCGGGGTGGCCAGGTGCGCGCCGACCATGAAAAACGTTGCGCGCAGCCCCCTTTGCCCGAGCAGATCCACCAACCACTCGGTGCGTCCGGGTCGCGGTCCGTTGTCGATGGTCAAGGTCAGTCGGCGCGCGGGCATCGCAGCCCGCGTGCCATCGCTTGCCGGATGCCGGTTTTCTCGATGCGACCGCATGGTCGAACACCCCTTCGCCGTCAAATGAGGGCCGGATAGCTGCCGCCGTCCAGATGCAGGTTGATTCCGCTGATGTAGCCGGCCTGCACACTGCACAGATAAGCCACCGCGGACCCGACTTCCTCGGGACGGCCCAGTCGCCGGGCCCGAATCGATTCGGCCTGCGCTCGGCGAGCTTCCTCGAAGTCGATGCCCGCGCGCTCGGCCTCGAGGTGCGCCAGCTGGATCTGGCGCCCGCTGTCGATGCGCTCGGGCAAAACATTGTTGACGGTGACGTTGTCGGCAACCGCCTCCAGCGCAATACCTTTCATGATCGCGGTCTCCCCCGCCCGCGCCCCGGCCGATGCGAGCATTAGCGGTGACGGAGTGGTCACCATGGCCGAGGTGATATTGACGATGCGGCCGAATTTCCGGGAACGCATGCCCGGCAGGACGGCGCGAACCAGCCGCAACGGCGTCCAATAGTGCAAATCCAGCGCGGTCGCGAAATCATCGTCGCCGAGTTCGGCCAGGCCGCCCGGCTGCGGACCACGATTGTTCGTCACCAGAATGTCGGGATCAGCTTGGGCGGCAAGCAATTTCGCGCGACCATCCGTGGTGGTGATATCCGCACCGACCGGCAGCACCCGCACACCGAATTCGTCGCGGATTCCCGCCGCACGCCGCTCCGCCTTCGCCGAATCGCGCCCATTGAGCACGATATTCACACCCTCGCCCGCGAGGGCGCGCGCGCAGGCCAAGCCGAGTCCTTCGGTGGCGGCGCAGACGGTCGCCCATCGTCCGGCGATACCTAGATCCATGATCTTCGACTCCTTTCGAAGTGTCCGGAATCCGGGCGGGGTTGATCCGCGCTACTCGGCGGCGTAGAACTTCTGCCTGATTTCGCCGATGCCGGTGATGTAGCTGGTGAGCGTGTCACCAGGGGCGAGGTAGCGCGGTGGTGTCTGCCCTATACCTGTGCCGGGCGGGGTGCCGGTGAAGATGACGTCGCCCGGCAACAGCGGCGTGACGGCGCTGAGGCGGGCAATGATTTCCGGCACCGGGAACACCAGCTGCGAAGTGCGCGAACACTGCGCGGTTTCGCCGTTGACCGCGCAGCCGATCTCCAGATCGCCCGGGTCGGCGAACTCGTCCGGCGTCACCAGCACCGGTCCCATGGGGCCGAACCCCGGATAGGATTTGCCGAGGCTGAATTGCGGTGGTGCACCAGTCATTTGGATAATTCGTTCGGAGATGTCCTGACCGACGGTCAAACCCGCGACATGATCCCAGGCCCGTTCGGTGCCGATACGGTGCGCGCGCCGGCCGATGACGATCACCAATTCCACCTCCCAGTCGACGTGCCCTGCGGGCAACGCCACGTCGGCGTACGGATCGGTGAAGCAGGTCGGGAACTTGGTGAACACCGAAAGTTCGGTGGGGACCGGCAGACCGACTTCTTCGGAATGGTCGCGGTAGTTCAATCCCACCGCGAACACCTGTCGCGCCCCGGGTGCGGGATTGCGAAGGTCGGATTCGCCAAACGTCATCGACATGTCCGCTCGAAACAGAACTGTGCCCGCCACGTCACGCACGTCGTCCCACTGCTGGTAAGCCGCCAGTGGCTCGGCGGGAATTCTGCCGCCACTCGCGCGCGCGAGGTCGATGGCTCGCCCGTCGGCGGCGAGCACGCAGAAGCGGTCGTTGACATTGGCGAAGCGCATTTTCACTCCCCTTTTCGAACGCTCCATGAATAGTGCAATGCCCGGGCGGTGCGCACGCTCATCTATCGCACCGTTTTCCCGTTGAGATTCATGACGACTCTTTCATCCCGCATGACTGACCCTTTGGACCGGAGCGCCCGGCATCGGCGTCGGCGTCTCGGGTTCCCGTGCCCGGACCCCGCGCATCGGTGAGGTCTCGGTGAACCAGGACAGCTCCGGCTCCGCCCCCCACAGACTGACCGCCGCGAGCGGATCCGCGAACGACCACAACAGAGTCGGTTCGTCGGCGTCGACGAAGTAGGGATGGCTGAGCA
This region includes:
- a CDS encoding FliM/FliN family flagellar motor switch protein — encoded protein: MKSEGGEPVRLTARLEVSRISTEELLGLGKGSVIGLDTLAGESVDLLVNEQLVAQGAVVAVGDGHGVRIGNIVATEDRRAAASAFLDRHRGHLRALFDILNVPWHDDVAQLAATTARHWLGPEHGRIPADYTPAQRTRALALVDAMGLLSETLPVAGATFDETEIVAGTWKANDGRLHLVRRLRRERDCVLGPIKVWCGQRLREARDGTVDDIVDRLVARDPKLLEHPWVRAELARDPVDPDPWGRPFATEYEIVIANAMAVFGGELTFAATCPATGPATVAGVPRRTVLWQRFGTPDGMDLFVLNAAARHRPQGPARPTTASCAEEWLRHLPPAIGAQVLVVAGNPHTERTVGDVARVVRTARRGDLTIHSAGTPALEQPRRLELCLGEIHRLLHNHVGE
- a CDS encoding M20 metallopeptidase family protein; protein product: MSTIYDELDRHANAIAAQVVRWRHHLHQHPELPNRESNTAELIADHLRSLKLDEVRTGIAGHGVVGVLRGGADGGGSGAVIALRADIDALPVPDLSGVDFAAHVVDKDYPGGPFPVSHACGHDCHISMLMGAASVLAAVREQLPGTVLFVFQPAEEGPPVDEKGGAREMLAQGAFDNPAPTMAFGLHVWPYPKGDIGYWAGNLFSSSCLVKITVTGQQVHGSTPWMGIDPMPAAAAIVTGIGQLYRELDAYDPITVSIGHIEDVGRFNIIGQTVTLLGTIRCAVESDMTEVQKRLDTLVEHTALAYNATATADFLQHVPAVHNTEKWIEAALPTFRRVAGDEKVVQSVPTLACDDVSEFVNKYGGLYVLLGVQDTQLAPHGMPTPIPGGRGLAMNHNPHFYADDDTLVTGVRLHSHVAYDHLAGILSPK
- a CDS encoding NADPH-dependent FMN reductase, with the protein product MNKLEIIIASTRPGRIGLPIGQWIEAEAVGHGGWDEVELVDLAVVNLPFMDEPNHPRLRRYTHPHTKKWSAKIEEANAFVFVMPEYNAGYNAELKNAIDYLHTEWEYKPVGLVSYGGVSAGTRAAQMIKQVVTMLKMAPVYEAVSIPFVEQFLGDEGEVNPNAIMTNAAKAMFDELVRVGAALAPLREQTT
- a CDS encoding Lrp/AsnC family transcriptional regulator; its protein translation is MPLELEETDRRIAVALLSDPRASWRELAQRLNLSERTVVRRAIPLYEKGVLRASAMRNLSVFPQMVPITLRLRCTRERIGTICDALASRPDTIGMDVLSGGSEISALVFLDGPQERDALLLRDLPATPAVLSWTAERVLRVFPASDPAHRPAPDELILGVGMLESERPPKLLEVDKALIQALIRNGRASYTELGAAAGITAHTARRRLEILFREHVVRPVTVVDVALLGLKSQALLWLTVQPGALEEIGRRLALHPMVFYAGAVSGPTNLHLAVAARDDNEIYQFVTGTVGAIPEVTMVETSAILATIKRSGLRFRPPWPQSRGGSGQASAVSAQ
- a CDS encoding polysaccharide deacetylase family protein; its protein translation is MRSHRENRHPASDGTRAAMPARRLTLTIDNGPRPGRTEWLVDLLGQRGLRATFFMVGAHLATPEQQRAAEAVRAAGHRVGNHTMHHGAPLGEVDAAAAIAEIADAQTALGDLAGPEKLFRPNGRGRLGPHLLNRAAVNYLAAHEYTIVTWNAVPQDWLQPADGWLRRARALVDSQDWTVLVLHDVYDGIQHLPKFLDEIQDAGIELTDELPDSVVPMKQGRSRPWLDQLVTM
- a CDS encoding SDR family oxidoreductase, with protein sequence MDLGIAGRWATVCAATEGLGLACARALAGEGVNIVLNGRDSAKAERRAAGIRDEFGVRVLPVGADITTTDGRAKLLAAQADPDILVTNNRGPQPGGLAELGDDDFATALDLHYWTPLRLVRAVLPGMRSRKFGRIVNITSAMVTTPSPLMLASAGARAGETAIMKGIALEAVADNVTVNNVLPERIDSGRQIQLAHLEAERAGIDFEEARRAQAESIRARRLGRPEEVGSAVAYLCSVQAGYISGINLHLDGGSYPALI
- a CDS encoding fumarylacetoacetate hydrolase family protein is translated as MRFANVNDRFCVLAADGRAIDLARASGGRIPAEPLAAYQQWDDVRDVAGTVLFRADMSMTFGESDLRNPAPGARQVFAVGLNYRDHSEEVGLPVPTELSVFTKFPTCFTDPYADVALPAGHVDWEVELVIVIGRRAHRIGTERAWDHVAGLTVGQDISERIIQMTGAPPQFSLGKSYPGFGPMGPVLVTPDEFADPGDLEIGCAVNGETAQCSRTSQLVFPVPEIIARLSAVTPLLPGDVIFTGTPPGTGIGQTPPRYLAPGDTLTSYITGIGEIRQKFYAAE